A window from Chloracidobacterium sp. encodes these proteins:
- a CDS encoding helicase-related protein yields the protein MKLEDLQPSVVVRGILPDAAVTVVSVTWHGTDALTLVYRDPSGGVADELLFRSDETRLTVVADARPWRFDGDGALFRLTAEAHRIRLAHLFDPLLAVHTSLIEPLPHQITAVYEAMLPRQPLRFLLADDPGAGKTIMTGLLIRELMARGDLRRCLIICPGNLVEQWQDELARRFHLPFEILTKDKLEAARTGNWFLEHDLAIARLDKLARDETAQRRLAAPDNRYDLVVCDEAHKLSAAFLGDEVRYTKRYKLGQLVSGLTRHLLLLTATPHNGKEEDFQLFLALLDPDRFEGRFREGVHRTDVGDLMRRMVKENLLKFDGTPLFPERIAHTVPYPLSPPEAQLYQAVTDYVREEFNRAEALPNNQRAGTVGFALTMLQRRLASSPEAIYQSLRRRRERLEKRLRELEQLQQAADAAAVLDTAPLLDADDLEDLEDAPEREIEAAEATVLDQATAARTVAELQLEIQTLARLETLAADIRRRRQDTKWRQLSHLLDEIFHCAESETTAEPMPRQKLVVFTEHRDTLRYLEHNIVAHLGRPQAVVVIHGGMSREERRKAQERFLYDPETQVLLATDAAGEGVNLQRAHLMINYDLPWNPNRLEQRFGRIHRIGQTEVCHLWNLVAEGTREGDVYRRLLEKLDEARMALGGRVFDVLGRLQFDGRPLRELMLEAVRYGDRPDVRARLTQAVENAVDTARLQTLLEERALAHDVMDVTRVARVREQMERAEAHRLQPHYIESFFLEAFRRLGGRIHEREPRRYEITHVPAPIRHRNRRGGDAVLTRYERVVFEKSLIAPPGRPPAIFVHPGHPLLDAVLDLTLASHRDLFKRGAVLVDERDPGTTPRVLFFLEHAIQDAGRLSSGERRTVSRRMLFVEMSSNGDARCLSHAPYLDYRPLAPGEPDAAALLGRPEAAWMTHELEQRAQAYAIAQVVPEHLREVRERRLAWIAKTRAAVKDRLTKEIAYWDRRAEELKLQEQSGKAGARLNSHEARRRADELQARLEHRLAELDREAQISASPPVVLGAAVVVPLGWLREVVGSAAPAPNATAEDTQATAARARAIVMAVERELGFEPVDRETEKLGYDIESRVPGTGRLRFIEVKGRTANAPTITVTRNEILTALNKPDDYILAIVEFFDDGRHAVHYVRRPFQREPDFGVTSVNYQTADWLARAESPAANREAMYGLGDRSASERHSTGEGKPLTDH from the coding sequence ATGAAGCTTGAAGACCTGCAACCCAGCGTTGTCGTCCGGGGCATTCTCCCGGATGCGGCCGTCACCGTTGTCAGCGTCACTTGGCACGGGACGGACGCGCTGACCTTGGTGTACCGCGATCCGTCCGGCGGCGTCGCCGACGAACTCCTCTTTCGCAGCGACGAAACGCGGCTGACCGTCGTTGCCGACGCCCGCCCGTGGCGCTTTGATGGGGACGGCGCGCTGTTTCGGCTCACGGCTGAAGCTCATCGCATCCGGCTGGCGCATCTGTTTGACCCGCTCCTCGCCGTTCACACCTCGCTGATTGAACCGCTGCCGCACCAGATTACGGCAGTCTATGAAGCGATGCTCCCGCGCCAACCGTTGCGCTTTCTCCTCGCCGATGATCCCGGCGCCGGCAAGACGATTATGACCGGACTCCTCATCCGGGAACTGATGGCGCGCGGCGACCTGCGCCGCTGTCTGATCATCTGCCCCGGCAACCTCGTCGAACAGTGGCAGGACGAACTGGCACGGCGCTTCCACCTGCCGTTTGAAATCCTCACCAAGGATAAGCTGGAAGCGGCGCGCACCGGCAACTGGTTCCTCGAACACGACCTCGCCATCGCCCGCCTCGATAAACTCGCCCGCGATGAAACCGCCCAGCGCCGACTCGCCGCGCCCGACAACCGCTATGACTTGGTGGTGTGCGACGAAGCGCACAAGCTCTCCGCCGCGTTTCTCGGCGACGAAGTCCGGTACACCAAACGCTACAAGCTGGGACAACTCGTTTCCGGTCTGACCCGCCACCTGCTGCTGCTGACGGCGACGCCCCACAACGGCAAAGAAGAGGACTTCCAGCTCTTTCTCGCTCTGCTCGACCCCGACCGCTTTGAGGGACGCTTCCGCGAAGGCGTCCACCGGACGGATGTCGGCGACCTCATGCGGCGAATGGTCAAGGAAAACCTGCTCAAATTCGACGGAACGCCGCTGTTCCCGGAGCGTATCGCCCACACCGTCCCGTACCCGCTCTCGCCGCCGGAAGCCCAGTTGTATCAGGCCGTCACCGACTATGTCCGCGAAGAGTTCAATCGCGCCGAGGCGCTGCCCAACAACCAGCGCGCCGGGACGGTTGGTTTTGCGCTCACCATGCTGCAACGTCGGCTGGCGTCGTCGCCGGAAGCCATCTATCAGTCGCTACGCCGCCGCCGCGAACGCTTGGAGAAACGCCTGCGTGAACTGGAGCAGCTTCAGCAAGCGGCGGACGCCGCCGCCGTGCTGGACACGGCGCCATTGCTCGACGCCGATGACCTCGAAGACCTTGAAGACGCACCCGAACGCGAAATCGAAGCCGCCGAAGCCACCGTACTCGATCAGGCGACCGCCGCCCGCACCGTCGCCGAACTTCAGCTTGAAATCCAGACGCTGGCGCGACTCGAAACGCTGGCCGCCGACATCCGCCGCCGCCGTCAGGATACGAAGTGGCGGCAACTGTCCCACCTGCTTGATGAAATCTTCCACTGTGCCGAATCGGAAACAACCGCCGAACCGATGCCGCGCCAAAAGCTGGTCGTCTTCACCGAACACCGCGACACGCTCCGCTACCTCGAACACAACATTGTCGCCCATCTCGGCCGACCACAGGCCGTCGTCGTCATCCACGGCGGGATGAGCCGCGAAGAACGCCGCAAGGCGCAGGAACGTTTCCTGTACGACCCGGAAACACAGGTTCTGCTCGCTACCGACGCCGCCGGTGAAGGCGTCAACCTGCAACGCGCCCACTTGATGATCAACTACGACCTGCCGTGGAATCCAAACCGGCTCGAACAACGCTTCGGACGGATTCACCGCATCGGGCAGACGGAAGTGTGCCACCTGTGGAATCTGGTCGCCGAAGGAACGCGCGAAGGCGACGTGTACCGTCGCCTGCTGGAAAAGCTCGACGAAGCCCGCATGGCGCTGGGCGGACGGGTCTTTGACGTTCTCGGCCGGTTGCAGTTCGACGGCCGCCCCCTGCGCGAACTGATGCTGGAGGCCGTCCGCTACGGCGACCGCCCCGACGTGCGGGCGCGTCTGACGCAGGCGGTTGAAAACGCCGTGGATACGGCGCGCTTGCAGACGTTGCTGGAGGAACGGGCGCTCGCCCATGACGTGATGGATGTCACCCGCGTTGCGCGCGTCCGCGAGCAGATGGAACGCGCCGAAGCGCATCGCCTCCAGCCGCACTACATCGAGTCGTTCTTTCTGGAAGCGTTTCGGCGGCTGGGCGGGCGCATTCATGAGCGCGAGCCGCGCCGCTACGAGATTACGCATGTCCCGGCGCCGATCCGTCATCGCAACCGACGCGGCGGCGACGCCGTGCTGACGCGCTACGAGCGCGTCGTGTTCGAGAAGTCGCTCATTGCCCCACCCGGCCGACCACCCGCCATCTTCGTCCACCCCGGACACCCGTTGCTGGACGCCGTGCTGGATTTGACGTTGGCAAGCCACCGCGACCTGTTCAAGCGCGGCGCCGTCCTCGTGGACGAACGCGACCCCGGAACGACGCCGCGCGTGCTTTTCTTCCTCGAACACGCAATTCAGGATGCCGGCCGGCTGTCTTCGGGCGAGCGGCGCACGGTTTCGCGCCGGATGTTGTTCGTCGAAATGTCATCCAACGGCGATGCGCGGTGTTTGTCCCATGCGCCCTATCTGGACTACCGCCCGCTCGCCCCGGGCGAACCCGACGCGGCGGCGTTGCTTGGCCGTCCCGAAGCGGCGTGGATGACGCACGAGTTGGAACAACGAGCGCAGGCCTACGCCATTGCGCAGGTTGTTCCCGAACATCTCCGCGAAGTGCGGGAACGGCGTCTGGCTTGGATCGCCAAGACGCGCGCAGCGGTCAAAGATCGGCTGACAAAGGAAATCGCCTACTGGGATCGCCGCGCCGAAGAGCTGAAGCTTCAGGAGCAGTCCGGCAAAGCCGGCGCACGCCTCAATTCACACGAGGCGCGTCGCCGGGCCGACGAACTGCAAGCCCGCTTGGAACACCGTCTCGCCGAACTTGACCGAGAGGCGCAAATCTCGGCGTCGCCGCCGGTGGTGCTGGGGGCGGCGGTGGTCGTCCCGCTGGGATGGCTGCGGGAGGTTGTTGGAAGCGCCGCGCCTGCGCCGAACGCGACGGCGGAGGATACGCAGGCGACGGCCGCCCGCGCCCGCGCCATTGTGATGGCGGTTGAACGCGAACTTGGGTTTGAGCCAGTTGACCGTGAGACGGAAAAGCTGGGCTACGACATTGAGAGTCGTGTTCCGGGGACGGGGCGACTGCGCTTCATCGAGGTGAAGGGCCGGACGGCGAATGCGCCGACCATCACGGTTACGCGCAACGAAATCCTGACGGCGCTCAACAAGCCGGACGACTATATCTTGGCCATTGTGGAATTCTTTGACGACGGCCGCCATGCCGTGCATTACGTCCGGCGTCCGTTTCAACGCGAGCCGGATTTCGGCGTCACGAGCGTGAACTACCAAACGGCCGATTGGCTAGCGCGGGCCGAGTCGCCCGCCGCGAATCGGGAGGCGATGTATGGGTTGGGCGACCGCTCGGCGTCCGAACGACACAGCACTGGCGAAGGCAAACCCCTGACAGACCACTGA
- a CDS encoding GNAT family N-acetyltransferase → MNGLFDESFYVAPMLESDLAAVVELERLARLSRWGYESYRAELRHNPLAVMLVVRGQAPFVTRPIYGFLAGRVQPSARHDGRELHIANLAVYPEVRRRGLGRRLLKEALYTGRLYGAATAFLEVRPSNTAAQALYASLGFVAVAYRRGFYTDPPEDGLMMEVKL, encoded by the coding sequence ATGAATGGGCTGTTTGACGAAAGTTTTTACGTAGCGCCAATGCTGGAAAGCGACCTAGCGGCGGTAGTCGAGCTGGAGCGACTGGCTCGCCTGAGTCGTTGGGGCTATGAGAGCTACCGCGCGGAGCTGCGCCATAATCCGCTGGCGGTCATGTTGGTGGTACGCGGCCAAGCGCCGTTCGTGACACGACCGATCTATGGTTTTCTGGCTGGCCGCGTCCAGCCTTCCGCCCGTCACGACGGCCGCGAACTGCATATCGCCAACCTCGCTGTCTATCCCGAAGTGCGGCGGCGCGGGTTGGGGCGGCGGTTGTTGAAGGAGGCGCTGTACACGGGACGGCTCTACGGCGCAGCGACGGCCTTTCTTGAGGTGCGCCCGTCAAATACAGCGGCGCAGGCGCTCTATGCGTCGCTGGGTTTTGTTGCCGTCGCCTACCGGCGCGGTTTTTACACCGACCCGCCAGAAGATGGCCTGATGATGGAAGTCAAGCTCTAG
- a CDS encoding bifunctional 5,10-methylenetetrahydrofolate dehydrogenase/5,10-methenyltetrahydrofolate cyclohydrolase — MGAQILDGALVASKLNAETAERCRRLTTQGVRPGLAAVLVGDNPASRTYVTAKAKTCTRLGLHSEVIPLPAETTTTELLALVATLNARTDIHGILVQLPLPPQIDAPAVIRAIDPDKDVDGFHPVNVGRLALKQEGFVPCTPAGVLALLDHYDLPLRGRRAVVLGRSAIVGLPLALLLLHRDATVTVCHSRTPDLAAVAQTADILIAAIGRTALVTADFIRPGAVVVDVGINRITTPAEVETYFGGDPTRLAELEKKGYTLIGDVHPLQAAERAGYLTPVPGGVGPLTIAMLMRNTTLAAERACRR, encoded by the coding sequence GTGGGCGCGCAAATCCTCGATGGGGCGCTGGTCGCCTCAAAACTCAACGCGGAAACAGCCGAACGCTGCCGCCGTCTGACGACGCAGGGCGTCCGGCCGGGACTGGCCGCCGTCCTTGTCGGCGATAATCCGGCGTCACGAACATACGTCACCGCCAAGGCCAAAACCTGTACGCGGTTGGGGCTGCATTCCGAAGTCATCCCACTCCCGGCTGAAACGACAACCACCGAACTGCTCGCCTTGGTCGCTACGCTCAACGCACGAACCGATATTCACGGCATCCTCGTTCAACTGCCGCTGCCGCCGCAGATCGACGCCCCGGCCGTCATTCGAGCGATTGACCCGGACAAGGATGTGGACGGCTTTCATCCGGTCAACGTCGGACGCCTCGCCCTCAAACAGGAGGGCTTTGTGCCCTGTACCCCAGCGGGCGTACTGGCGCTTTTGGATCACTACGACCTGCCGCTGCGCGGGCGGCGGGCGGTCGTTTTGGGGCGGAGCGCCATTGTCGGTTTGCCCCTAGCGCTGTTGCTGCTGCACCGCGACGCAACCGTGACGGTGTGCCACTCCCGTACGCCCGATTTAGCCGCCGTAGCCCAAACAGCGGACATCCTCATCGCCGCCATCGGACGAACAGCGCTCGTCACGGCGGATTTCATTCGTCCCGGCGCGGTGGTGGTGGATGTCGGTATCAATCGCATCACGACGCCGGCTGAAGTCGAGACCTACTTCGGCGGCGATCCAACCCGGTTGGCTGAACTAGAGAAGAAGGGCTACACGCTGATTGGGGACGTGCATCCGCTTCAGGCGGCCGAACGCGCCGGCTATCTCACGCCAGTTCCCGGCGGCGTCGGGCCGCTGACCATCGCCATGCTAATGCGCAATACGACGCTCGCTGCTGAGCGCGCTTGCCGCCGATAG
- a CDS encoding histone deacetylase codes for MSDVWLFAPESNARHDTGPHPETVARTASIVQALRSDPQLRETCRWGTPRMASDAELFQVHTPEHAAQVAAAVRKTQQAGRRAALDPDTVVSAGSYEAAQYAAGAALAAVEAVSGGAARRAFVAVRPPGHHATANRAMGFCLFNNVAVAARHAQQLGFRRVLIVDWDVHHGNGTQEIFYADPSVFFFSVHQFPHYPGTGSRWECGTGEGEGYTLNVPLAAGTTAAEYRRAFETALTTILRRFHPDFVLISAGFDAHESDPLGDLNLTDDDFVHLTRLVTNVADTYCAGRVVSVLEGGYNLTTLPQTVRAHVAALTG; via the coding sequence ATGTCGGACGTTTGGCTCTTCGCTCCTGAAAGCAACGCGCGCCACGACACCGGGCCCCACCCAGAGACGGTGGCGCGGACGGCAAGCATCGTGCAGGCGCTTAGAAGCGACCCGCAACTGCGTGAGACATGTCGCTGGGGGACGCCGCGCATGGCGTCCGACGCGGAATTGTTTCAAGTGCATACGCCTGAGCATGCTGCGCAGGTAGCGGCGGCGGTGCGGAAGACGCAGCAGGCTGGGCGACGGGCGGCGCTCGACCCTGATACAGTTGTCTCGGCCGGCTCGTACGAGGCGGCGCAGTATGCGGCGGGTGCGGCGTTGGCCGCCGTTGAAGCCGTCAGCGGCGGCGCAGCGCGGCGAGCGTTCGTGGCTGTTCGTCCGCCGGGCCATCATGCGACGGCGAACCGCGCTATGGGTTTTTGTCTGTTCAACAATGTCGCGGTCGCTGCGCGCCATGCGCAGCAACTTGGCTTCCGGCGCGTCCTCATCGTGGATTGGGACGTTCACCACGGCAACGGTACGCAAGAGATCTTCTACGCCGACCCTTCGGTGTTTTTCTTCTCGGTTCACCAGTTTCCGCACTACCCCGGCACAGGAAGCCGATGGGAGTGCGGAACAGGCGAGGGCGAAGGGTACACGCTGAATGTTCCGCTGGCGGCAGGGACGACTGCCGCCGAGTATCGCCGGGCGTTCGAGACGGCGCTAACGACAATCCTGCGCCGGTTTCACCCGGATTTTGTCTTGATTTCGGCTGGCTTTGACGCTCACGAAAGCGACCCCCTGGGTGACCTCAATCTGACCGACGACGACTTTGTGCATCTGACCCGCTTGGTCACGAATGTAGCCGACACCTACTGCGCCGGACGGGTCGTTTCGGTGCTTGAAGGCGGCTATAACCTAACCACGTTGCCGCAGACGGTGCGTGCACATGTTGCGGCGCTCACTGGCTAA
- a CDS encoding PLP-dependent aminotransferase family protein, with translation MHITLDHHSKTPVYLQIKEAVLAAIRDGKLAPGARLPATRELAQQLGINRSTVAMAYEELLADGAVESFVGRGTFVARRTLAEVVPPEERTRRAPSRKMVWEGVFSERAQSPVVESLLDLYQVSTLRDVISFSGSFPDAASFPTREFRNSLHFAERTLGDEVYRYGPVAGYERLREYLAQRMRESGVDVTADNIIVTSGSQQALDLIARALISPGDTVAIENPTYPGAMTAFALAGARLLPIPVDEDGLCVDVLENVLKVQRPKLVYVVPSFQNPTGACLSWERRRRLLALAREHNLPIVEDDYGSHLRFDGDALPHLKALDDTEHVIYVSNFSKSLLPGLRIGWCAAARPVIARLTAFKQNSDITTSPLLQSALWDFCRRKRYEAHLERIRPIYRARRDAMLERLAADFPSGTTWTRPAGGLFLWVTLPKALDATELLYQVRQQGVVFSRGRLFYCDNPQRNTLRLSYGHVTLEQIERGMRIIGATAKAMLSRTTSRTAERFHSRTVPLV, from the coding sequence ATGCACATTACCCTCGACCACCACTCCAAAACGCCGGTGTACCTGCAGATCAAGGAAGCCGTGCTGGCGGCTATCCGCGACGGGAAACTTGCGCCGGGTGCGCGGTTGCCAGCGACGCGCGAGTTGGCGCAGCAGCTTGGCATCAACCGGAGCACGGTGGCAATGGCCTACGAGGAACTGCTGGCGGATGGCGCGGTGGAATCGTTTGTTGGGCGCGGAACGTTTGTCGCCCGGCGGACGCTCGCCGAGGTTGTTCCGCCGGAAGAGCGCACGCGCCGCGCACCGTCCCGCAAAATGGTCTGGGAAGGCGTCTTCTCAGAACGCGCCCAAAGTCCGGTCGTCGAGTCGCTGCTAGACTTGTATCAGGTTAGTACGCTGCGCGATGTCATTTCCTTTTCTGGTTCGTTCCCAGACGCGGCCTCGTTTCCGACCCGCGAATTTCGCAACTCGCTGCACTTCGCCGAACGGACGCTAGGGGACGAAGTCTATCGCTACGGCCCGGTCGCCGGCTACGAGCGGCTGCGCGAGTATCTGGCGCAGCGGATGCGCGAGAGCGGAGTGGATGTCACCGCCGACAACATCATTGTAACGAGCGGCTCCCAGCAGGCGCTTGATTTGATTGCCCGCGCGCTGATTTCGCCCGGCGACACCGTAGCGATTGAAAATCCAACCTATCCGGGTGCGATGACCGCCTTTGCATTGGCCGGCGCGCGTCTGCTGCCGATTCCGGTGGACGAGGACGGTTTGTGTGTGGACGTGCTGGAAAACGTCCTCAAGGTGCAGCGTCCAAAGTTGGTTTATGTCGTGCCGAGTTTTCAGAACCCGACCGGCGCGTGTCTGAGCTGGGAGCGTCGCCGCCGGCTGCTGGCGCTGGCGCGCGAGCACAACCTGCCGATTGTCGAGGACGACTACGGTTCGCACCTCCGGTTTGACGGCGACGCGCTGCCACACCTGAAGGCGCTGGACGACACCGAACATGTCATCTATGTCAGCAATTTCTCCAAGAGCTTGTTACCAGGGCTGCGCATTGGGTGGTGTGCGGCGGCGCGTCCGGTGATTGCGCGCCTGACGGCGTTCAAACAAAACAGCGACATTACAACTTCACCGCTGCTGCAATCGGCGCTGTGGGACTTTTGCCGGCGCAAGCGCTACGAAGCGCATCTGGAGAGAATCCGTCCCATCTATCGCGCGCGCCGCGACGCGATGCTGGAGCGACTGGCGGCGGACTTTCCTTCTGGGACGACTTGGACGCGGCCGGCGGGCGGGTTGTTCCTGTGGGTGACGCTGCCGAAGGCGCTGGATGCAACGGAGTTGCTTTATCAAGTCCGGCAACAGGGCGTCGTCTTCAGCCGGGGGCGATTGTTTTACTGCGACAATCCGCAGCGAAACACGCTGCGCCTGAGCTACGGCCACGTCACGCTGGAACAGATTGAGCGCGGCATGCGGATCATCGGCGCGACGGCCAAAGCCATGCTTAGTCGAACTACCAGCCGCACCGCCGAACGTTTTCACAGTCGGACAGTGCCGCTGGTCTGA
- a CDS encoding branched-chain amino acid transaminase, translating into MRHHEIAFFEGSFVPLAEANVNVMTHAFNYGTAVFEGIRGYWNADDEEIYLFRPREHFVRLLQNASLLKMKLPYDADALCELTAELVRRNGYREDVYVRPLAYKTARQIGTKLSPGEALTMFVVPMRDYVDTSRPLAVGVSSWRRVEDNAIPARGKICGAYVNSALAATEARDNGYDEAIVLNAAGKVAEGAAMNIFIVRDGRLVTTPVYADILEGITRHTVVELARWELGVETEFRPIDRSELYIADEVFFCGTGAQIAAIGSVDRRPIGDGQVGPLTRRLQALYGDVVRGRVSRYSKWLLPCRLTPSALEEDAHCLATLAD; encoded by the coding sequence ATGCGCCATCATGAAATCGCCTTTTTTGAGGGGAGCTTCGTGCCGTTGGCCGAAGCTAACGTCAATGTCATGACGCATGCTTTCAACTACGGCACAGCCGTTTTTGAGGGCATTCGTGGCTACTGGAACGCTGACGATGAAGAGATTTACCTGTTCCGTCCGCGTGAGCACTTCGTGCGACTATTGCAGAACGCTTCACTGCTGAAGATGAAACTTCCCTATGACGCGGATGCGTTGTGTGAACTGACGGCCGAACTCGTCCGGCGCAACGGCTACCGTGAAGATGTGTATGTGCGTCCGCTGGCCTATAAAACCGCGCGCCAAATTGGGACGAAACTGTCGCCCGGCGAGGCGTTGACGATGTTCGTCGTGCCGATGCGTGACTACGTGGATACGAGTCGGCCGCTGGCGGTCGGGGTCTCGTCATGGCGGCGCGTCGAGGACAACGCCATTCCGGCGCGCGGGAAAATCTGCGGCGCATATGTTAACTCGGCGCTGGCGGCGACTGAGGCCCGCGACAACGGCTACGATGAGGCCATCGTCCTGAACGCCGCTGGCAAGGTGGCGGAAGGCGCGGCGATGAACATCTTCATTGTCCGGGACGGTCGGCTCGTGACGACGCCGGTTTACGCCGACATTCTGGAAGGCATCACGCGCCATACGGTGGTTGAGTTGGCGCGGTGGGAACTCGGCGTGGAGACGGAGTTTCGGCCAATTGATCGGTCCGAGTTGTACATCGCCGACGAAGTGTTCTTCTGCGGGACAGGAGCGCAAATCGCCGCAATTGGGTCGGTGGATCGGCGTCCGATTGGGGACGGTCAGGTGGGTCCGCTGACACGCCGCCTCCAAGCGCTCTACGGCGATGTGGTACGGGGACGTGTCAGCCGTTACAGCAAATGGCTGCTGCCCTGTCGCCTGACGCCCTCGGCTTTGGAAGAGGACGCGCACTGCTTGGCGACGCTGGCTGATTAG
- a CDS encoding sigma-54 dependent transcriptional regulator, whose product MAETVLIVDDERGIRESLRGVLEDEGFVVEKAESGDAALRRLATTSVDCILLDIYMPNSQLDGIATLEEIRRRYPHIPVVMISGHGTIDTAVRAIRLGASDFIEKPLHIERTIQAVRHAIETHRPALSAVSDSLIVGQSAPMRALRQQIALTGPTDGRVLIYGESGTGKELVALALHAASKRADRPFVAVNCAAVPEDLIESELFGHVKGAFTGATESRRGKFEQADGGTLFLDEVGDMSLRMQAKLLRVLETGLIEPVGGQSARHVDVRVIAATNKRLDEAIERGQFRADLFYRLNVVPFQAPPLREHLEDIPALVEHFVRNFSRQYARPPITLTEDAYDKLRRHDWPGNVRELRNLIERLIITESVSPVTADRIPLDPTPNSIWASFQFGSLREGSEAFERELVRRKLAECNGNVAQAAEALGIDRSYLYRRIKALGINLRG is encoded by the coding sequence ATGGCGGAAACGGTTTTGATTGTGGACGATGAACGTGGAATTCGGGAGTCGCTGCGCGGCGTACTCGAAGACGAAGGCTTTGTTGTGGAAAAAGCCGAAAGCGGTGATGCAGCCCTGCGCCGGTTGGCGACTACGTCGGTGGACTGCATCCTGCTCGACATCTATATGCCGAACAGCCAACTCGACGGTATCGCAACGCTTGAAGAAATTCGCCGCCGTTACCCGCACATTCCTGTTGTCATGATTTCCGGTCACGGAACGATTGACACCGCTGTACGCGCCATCCGGCTAGGGGCAAGCGACTTCATTGAGAAACCACTTCACATTGAGCGCACAATCCAAGCGGTGCGCCACGCGATTGAAACTCACCGCCCGGCGCTTAGCGCCGTCAGCGACAGCCTGATCGTCGGACAGAGCGCGCCGATGCGGGCGCTCCGGCAACAGATTGCGCTAACTGGGCCAACCGACGGGCGCGTTTTGATTTACGGCGAATCCGGGACCGGTAAGGAGCTCGTCGCTCTCGCCCTGCACGCCGCCTCCAAACGCGCCGACCGACCGTTTGTCGCCGTCAACTGCGCCGCCGTCCCAGAAGACCTGATTGAATCGGAGCTGTTCGGTCACGTCAAAGGCGCTTTTACCGGCGCCACTGAGTCCCGGCGCGGCAAGTTCGAGCAGGCCGACGGCGGTACGCTTTTCCTCGATGAGGTCGGCGATATGAGCCTACGGATGCAGGCTAAACTGCTGCGCGTTCTTGAGACTGGTCTGATTGAACCGGTCGGCGGCCAGAGCGCACGCCATGTAGACGTGCGCGTGATCGCGGCCACCAACAAGCGACTTGACGAGGCTATTGAACGCGGGCAGTTCCGCGCCGACCTGTTTTATCGGCTCAATGTCGTTCCCTTTCAAGCTCCTCCGCTCCGGGAACACCTCGAAGACATTCCGGCGCTGGTCGAACATTTCGTTCGGAACTTCAGTCGGCAATACGCGCGTCCGCCTATAACCCTGACTGAAGACGCTTATGACAAGTTGCGGCGGCATGACTGGCCCGGCAACGTACGCGAGTTACGCAACCTCATCGAACGGCTGATTATTACGGAATCGGTTTCACCAGTAACAGCCGACCGGATTCCCTTAGACCCGACGCCGAATTCCATCTGGGCCAGCTTCCAGTTCGGCTCGCTGCGCGAAGGAAGCGAAGCCTTTGAGCGTGAACTGGTGCGCCGTAAACTCGCCGAGTGCAATGGCAATGTTGCTCAGGCCGCCGAGGCGCTGGGTATTGACCGGAGCTACCTGTATCGCCGCATTAAGGCGCTAGGGATTAATCTACGCGGCTGA